One Deinococcus sp. LM3 genomic region harbors:
- a CDS encoding zinc metallopeptidase, which yields MEFLGPYTPLILLVFVASMLIQGYLTRTYNRWSQVRNPRNLTGADVARLMLDANGLGHVPVNAVPGNLSDHYDPIRKTVNLSQGVYGVPSVSAMAVAAHEVGHAIQDKVRMPALLLRGRLAVPLSLGMNLAPWLLMAGIVLQVTGLIWVGVILFGAALLFHLVTLPVEFDASRRALAYLEAGNLTGSPEGQKGAQAVLTAAALTYVAGFAMALAQFLNVLGMARNRS from the coding sequence ATGGAATTCCTGGGTCCCTACACCCCACTGATCCTGCTCGTGTTCGTGGCGTCCATGCTGATTCAGGGCTACCTGACCCGCACGTACAACCGCTGGAGTCAGGTTCGTAACCCCCGCAACCTGACGGGCGCCGACGTGGCCCGCCTGATGCTGGACGCCAACGGTCTGGGCCATGTCCCCGTGAACGCCGTGCCCGGCAACCTGAGTGACCACTACGACCCCATCCGCAAGACCGTGAACCTCAGCCAGGGCGTGTACGGCGTGCCCAGCGTGAGCGCCATGGCCGTCGCCGCGCACGAGGTCGGGCACGCCATTCAGGACAAGGTCCGCATGCCCGCCCTGTTGCTGCGCGGCCGGCTCGCCGTACCCCTGAGCCTCGGCATGAACCTCGCGCCGTGGCTGCTGATGGCCGGCATCGTCCTGCAAGTCACGGGCCTGATCTGGGTCGGCGTGATCCTGTTCGGCGCGGCGCTGCTGTTCCACCTCGTCACGCTACCCGTCGAATTCGACGCCAGCCGCCGCGCCCTCGCGTATCTGGAAGCAGGCAACCTGACCGGCAGTCCCGAAGGCCAGAAGGGCGCGCAGGCCGTCCTGACCGCCGCCGCCCTGACATACGTCGCCGGATTCGCCATGGCCCTCGCGCAGTTCCTGAACGTCCTGGGCATGGCCCGCAACCGCAGTTGA
- the pepF gene encoding oligoendopeptidase F — translation MTPESIKELPRRQDVPREQTWDIEALYATPDAWEADEAGLMAGVDALAAHAGRLGTPEGLLAYLAAADEVELRLTRFMSYAGMTASVDGRDAVAAARRDRASGLGARYGSVTAFYRPELLALDEATVRGWLDRPDFADQRVRLERILRGKPHVRSAEVEELLGAVQAPFASERGIHPTLANMDLRFGTAGGEKITQGNVDRLTSHPDREVRREAWENYADAHLAAQHSQAAMYATNIRQSVFLARARRYPDAITASLAPDRIPTDVVTTLLDTYRANTPVWHRYWRVRREWLGLNELREYDVKAALVEPRQVSYGQAVDWICQGMAPLGEAYVTDMRAGLTTERWVDYAENDGKRQGAYSNGGGRVKPFIFMTWNGTMNSYSTLAHEIGHSMHSLLSMREHPYSVPRYTLFHAEVASNFDQAMVRAHLLKQARESGDTTFEVQIIEEALSNFHRYFFIMPTLAAFELEAYRRVEAGGTLSAPDLNTLTADLLAQGYGDGVTMDRERSGSLWAQFSTHLYANFYAYQYATGISAAHQLLETFAGDPDAARENYLRFLRSGGSQDPIDALREAGVDMLSPAPVQATFRTLEGYVARLEELLAARR, via the coding sequence ATGACCCCTGAATCGATCAAGGAGCTGCCGCGCCGGCAGGACGTTCCCCGTGAGCAGACCTGGGACATCGAGGCCCTGTACGCCACGCCCGACGCCTGGGAGGCCGACGAGGCAGGACTGATGGCCGGCGTGGACGCCCTGGCCGCCCATGCCGGACGCCTCGGCACCCCGGAGGGCCTGCTGGCGTACCTCGCGGCGGCCGACGAGGTCGAACTGCGCCTGACGCGCTTCATGTCGTACGCGGGCATGACCGCCAGCGTGGACGGCCGGGACGCCGTAGCCGCCGCGCGCCGCGACCGCGCCAGTGGCCTGGGCGCCCGCTACGGCAGCGTGACCGCCTTCTACCGCCCGGAACTCCTCGCGCTGGACGAGGCGACGGTGCGCGGCTGGCTGGACCGCCCGGACTTCGCAGATCAGCGCGTGCGGCTGGAACGCATCCTGCGCGGCAAACCGCACGTCCGCAGTGCCGAGGTCGAGGAACTGCTGGGCGCGGTGCAGGCCCCCTTCGCGTCCGAACGCGGCATTCACCCCACCCTGGCGAACATGGACCTGCGCTTCGGTACGGCGGGCGGCGAGAAGATCACCCAGGGGAACGTGGACCGCCTGACCTCCCACCCGGACCGCGAGGTGCGCCGCGAGGCCTGGGAGAACTACGCCGACGCGCACCTCGCCGCGCAGCACTCGCAGGCCGCCATGTACGCCACGAACATCCGCCAGAGCGTGTTCCTGGCCCGCGCCCGCCGCTACCCGGACGCGATCACGGCGTCCCTGGCCCCCGACCGCATCCCGACCGACGTGGTCACCACCCTGCTCGACACGTACCGCGCCAACACCCCGGTCTGGCACCGCTACTGGCGGGTGCGGCGCGAGTGGCTGGGCCTGAACGAACTGCGCGAGTACGACGTGAAGGCCGCGCTCGTCGAGCCGCGTCAGGTCAGCTACGGGCAGGCCGTGGACTGGATCTGCCAGGGCATGGCCCCGCTGGGCGAGGCGTACGTGACCGACATGCGCGCCGGCCTGACCACCGAACGCTGGGTGGACTACGCGGAGAACGACGGCAAACGCCAGGGCGCTTACAGCAACGGCGGCGGGCGCGTCAAACCGTTCATCTTCATGACCTGGAACGGCACCATGAACAGCTACAGCACCCTGGCGCACGAGATCGGGCACTCCATGCACTCGCTGCTGTCCATGCGCGAGCACCCGTACTCGGTGCCGCGCTACACGCTGTTCCACGCGGAGGTCGCCAGCAACTTCGATCAGGCGATGGTGCGCGCCCACCTGCTGAAACAGGCCCGCGAGAGCGGCGACACCACCTTCGAGGTGCAGATCATCGAGGAGGCCCTGTCGAACTTCCACCGGTACTTCTTCATCATGCCGACCCTGGCGGCCTTCGAACTCGAAGCGTACCGCCGCGTCGAGGCGGGCGGCACCCTGAGCGCCCCGGACCTGAACACCCTGACCGCCGACCTGCTCGCCCAGGGCTACGGCGACGGCGTGACCATGGACCGCGAACGCAGCGGCAGCCTGTGGGCGCAGTTCAGCACCCACCTGTACGCGAACTTCTACGCGTACCAGTACGCGACCGGCATCAGCGCCGCGCACCAGCTCCTGGAGACCTTCGCAGGCGACCCGGACGCCGCCCGCGAGAACTACCTGCGGTTCCTGCGCTCAGGCGGCAGCCAGGACCCCATCGACGCGCTGCGTGAGGCTGGCGTGGACATGCTGAGTCCCGCGCCCGTGCAGGCCACCTTCCGCACCCTGGAAGGCTACGTGGCCCGCCTGGAGGAACTGCTGGCCGCGCGCCGCTGA
- a CDS encoding sugar efflux transporter, with translation MTTPTTAAAAAGPGSLGAMLRLPHAAGLALSVFLLGFGLSLAIPYLTLYAVNRAGMTPLQLGVFLTVNAVSAVLVATLLGRWSDRLPNRKPILLLTLAAGTAAYALIAVTPNFAGLLLIGSLLLSLGAAAFPQVFSFARASLNDTPGELADRAMTLLRSVFSLSWVVGPGLGALLLGESRYHAVFLAAAACFALAAAPLIRVPGRRPQPSPGSAPVTAPPPIPRAVIAWGAAAFVLYGMSMHMGMAMFPLFVTDTLGGTAGEVGLLVGLCALLEIPVMLALVTWRRLPGVPVLIAAGMGLFVLHFGLVVLAGGMGALIAAQVVRAVVLAILAGLGMTYFQTLMPGRFSAATTLYANTSSVGAMLSGITSGAVAQTFGYRSVFILCAALSLVAWGVMALNNRRTTHA, from the coding sequence ATGACCACCCCCACGACCGCCGCCGCCGCCGCCGGGCCCGGCAGCCTGGGCGCCATGCTGCGCCTCCCGCACGCCGCCGGACTGGCCCTGAGCGTCTTCCTGCTGGGCTTCGGGCTGTCGCTGGCCATCCCGTACCTGACGCTGTACGCCGTGAACCGCGCGGGCATGACCCCGCTGCAACTCGGGGTGTTCCTCACCGTGAACGCCGTGTCGGCCGTGCTGGTCGCCACGCTGCTGGGCCGCTGGAGCGACCGGCTGCCCAACCGCAAACCCATCCTGCTGCTCACCCTGGCCGCCGGGACCGCCGCGTACGCCCTGATCGCCGTCACCCCGAACTTCGCGGGCCTGCTGCTGATCGGGTCGCTGCTGCTGTCGCTGGGGGCCGCCGCGTTCCCGCAGGTGTTCTCGTTCGCGCGGGCCAGCCTGAACGACACGCCGGGCGAACTCGCCGACCGCGCCATGACCCTGCTGCGCAGCGTGTTCAGCCTGTCGTGGGTGGTCGGCCCCGGCCTGGGCGCGCTGCTGCTGGGCGAAAGCCGCTACCACGCCGTGTTCCTGGCGGCCGCCGCCTGCTTCGCGCTGGCCGCCGCGCCCCTGATCCGCGTGCCGGGCCGCCGCCCGCAACCGAGTCCCGGTTCGGCGCCGGTCACCGCGCCGCCCCCCATCCCGCGCGCCGTGATCGCGTGGGGCGCGGCCGCGTTCGTGCTGTACGGCATGAGCATGCACATGGGCATGGCGATGTTCCCGCTGTTCGTCACCGACACCCTGGGCGGCACGGCGGGCGAGGTGGGCCTGCTGGTGGGCCTGTGCGCCCTGCTGGAAATCCCGGTGATGCTGGCGCTGGTCACGTGGCGCCGCCTGCCCGGCGTGCCTGTCCTGATCGCCGCCGGGATGGGCCTGTTCGTGCTGCACTTCGGGCTGGTCGTGCTGGCCGGCGGGATGGGCGCCCTGATCGCCGCGCAGGTCGTCCGGGCGGTCGTCCTGGCGATCCTGGCGGGCCTGGGCATGACCTACTTCCAGACCCTGATGCCCGGCCGCTTCAGCGCCGCCACCACCCTGTACGCCAACACGTCCAGCGTCGGCGCGATGCTCAGCGGCATCACGTCCGGCGCGGTCGCGCAGACCTTCGGGTACCGCAGCGTGTTCATCCTGTGCGCCGCCCTGTCCCTGGTCGCCTGGGGCGTGATGGCCCTCAACAACCGCCGCACGACGCACGCCTGA
- a CDS encoding rhodanese-like domain-containing protein, translating to MTPPDSRPAPLPDGVTLIDLRPEPLRCPLLTDLTAQTVRVVSLDDIENGAHGLTRDLGPLLVVCERGVRSALAARYLRADGLDADAYPGGVPALQEALRGP from the coding sequence ATGACCCCGCCCGACTCCCGGCCCGCGCCCCTCCCTGACGGCGTGACCCTGATCGACCTGCGCCCCGAACCGCTGCGCTGTCCGCTCCTGACCGACCTGACCGCCCAGACCGTGCGCGTCGTCAGTCTGGACGACATCGAGAACGGCGCGCACGGCCTGACCCGCGACCTGGGGCCGCTGCTGGTCGTGTGCGAACGCGGCGTACGCAGCGCCCTGGCCGCCCGCTACCTGCGCGCCGACGGCCTGGACGCCGACGCGTACCCCGGCGGCGTGCCCGCGTTGCAGGAAGCCCTGCGCGGCCCCTGA
- a CDS encoding aminotransferase class III-fold pyridoxal phosphate-dependent enzyme produces MSNVFYRSRKSYPTAVSAHGVFIQDDQGRSYLDGSSGALVANVGHGRGEVAQAMAEQAARLAFVHGSQFSSDVLETYASRLAGFLNLPGYRFWAVSGGSEANESAIKLARQYHVERGEPGRFRVVTRVPSYHGASLGALAASGMGARREVYAPLMRPDAWPKLPKPDPSLSGEADAERLRALLEEVGPESVAAFMCEPVVGASDAALAPNAGYHAHIAAICREYGVLFIADEVMSGMGRCGEPLCVRLHDPQVTPDLVVLGKGLAAGYAPLAGVMASGAVYDTVMNGSGAFKHGFTYAGHPVSVAAGLSVLDIVGREELVRAAQERGAQLLGGLRALQGHHPGVLDVRGHGLLLGVILGDPATGQAHATPGVAERVAAAARDAGLLTYPGSGALDGVRGDHLLLGPPLSITPGEVTLLLERLDTALARGL; encoded by the coding sequence ATGTCGAACGTGTTCTACCGCAGCCGCAAGTCGTACCCGACCGCCGTTTCTGCCCACGGGGTGTTCATTCAGGACGATCAGGGCCGCTCGTACCTGGACGGGTCGTCCGGGGCGCTCGTGGCGAACGTGGGGCACGGGCGGGGCGAGGTGGCGCAGGCCATGGCGGAGCAGGCGGCGCGGCTGGCGTTCGTGCACGGCTCGCAGTTCTCCAGTGACGTGCTCGAAACGTACGCCTCGCGGCTGGCCGGGTTCCTGAACCTGCCCGGCTACCGCTTCTGGGCGGTGTCGGGCGGGTCCGAGGCGAACGAGAGTGCCATCAAGCTGGCGCGGCAGTACCACGTCGAGCGGGGCGAGCCGGGACGCTTCCGGGTGGTCACGCGGGTGCCCAGCTACCACGGCGCGAGCCTGGGCGCGCTGGCCGCGTCGGGCATGGGCGCGCGGCGCGAGGTGTACGCCCCGCTGATGCGCCCCGACGCGTGGCCGAAACTGCCGAAACCCGACCCATCCCTGAGCGGCGAGGCCGACGCCGAGCGCCTGCGGGCGCTGCTGGAGGAGGTCGGGCCGGAGTCGGTCGCGGCGTTCATGTGCGAGCCGGTGGTGGGCGCGTCGGACGCGGCGCTCGCCCCGAACGCCGGGTATCACGCCCACATCGCGGCGATCTGCCGGGAGTACGGCGTGCTGTTCATCGCGGACGAGGTCATGAGCGGCATGGGCCGCTGCGGGGAGCCGCTCTGCGTGCGTCTGCACGACCCGCAGGTCACGCCGGACCTCGTGGTGCTCGGCAAGGGTCTGGCCGCCGGGTACGCGCCCCTGGCGGGCGTGATGGCCTCGGGGGCGGTGTACGACACGGTCATGAACGGCAGCGGCGCGTTCAAGCACGGCTTCACGTACGCCGGGCATCCCGTCAGCGTGGCGGCGGGCCTGAGCGTGCTGGACATCGTGGGGCGCGAGGAACTGGTGCGGGCCGCGCAGGAACGTGGCGCGCAACTGCTGGGCGGCCTGCGTGCCCTGCAGGGTCACCACCCCGGCGTGCTGGACGTGCGCGGGCACGGGCTGCTGCTGGGCGTGATCCTGGGCGACCCCGCCACCGGGCAGGCGCACGCGACCCCCGGCGTGGCCGAGCGGGTCGCCGCCGCCGCCCGCGACGCCGGGCTGCTCACGTACCCCGGCAGCGGCGCGCTCGACGGCGTGCGCGGCGACCACCTGCTGCTGGGGCCGCCGCTGAGCATCACGCCGGGCGAGGTCACGCTGCTGCTGGAGCGGCTGGACACGGCACTGGCACGCGGGTTGTGA
- a CDS encoding aminotransferase class III-fold pyridoxal phosphate-dependent enzyme — MSALPPGFITTSDVLEGRLSGADVRRLELAYGNEELLYGLDVLGLAGPFSRVTPWELEDERGVRRINASGYAATPFGEMPPAITEFMQAFLRENRAMGLPQQSTGPWRAALEANLVRLLARELPSHADSQVFFCSSGTEAIEGALKFARAWRPKAKFQISFASGYHGKTLGSLSLTPNPEYQDIFRPLVPGALTSPYGDLDALRSLIRRVGPDNVGCVVVEPIQGEGGVNIPPAGFLRGVGELCRQHGITVIADEIQTGLGRTGHWFESAAQGLDADIITLAKPLGGGMTAVGATIVRAPIYKKMLGGLSSKRHSNTFGGGALAMAVGMKSLEYLIENDLPARSARLGEQGLARLQALQARFPKLLQAVRGQGMLFALQFQPMVGVPLPGALKELVFEATAILALRELHGAGVMANLSLSSKRTVRLTPALDMPQDVFDTMFDRVEAFVQTHPNARDLLTRTPPQVTARLAAFAASKPKKRTPSDG, encoded by the coding sequence ATGTCAGCTCTGCCCCCCGGTTTCATCACGACCAGCGACGTGCTCGAAGGGCGCCTGAGCGGCGCGGACGTCCGCCGCCTGGAACTCGCGTACGGCAACGAGGAACTCCTGTACGGCCTGGATGTGCTCGGCCTCGCCGGGCCGTTCAGCCGCGTCACGCCCTGGGAACTGGAGGACGAGCGGGGCGTGCGCCGCATCAACGCCAGCGGGTACGCCGCCACGCCCTTCGGGGAGATGCCGCCCGCCATCACCGAGTTCATGCAGGCGTTCCTGCGGGAAAACCGCGCCATGGGCCTCCCGCAGCAGAGCACCGGCCCGTGGCGCGCGGCACTGGAAGCGAACCTCGTGCGGCTGCTGGCCCGCGAACTGCCCAGCCACGCGGACAGTCAGGTGTTCTTCTGCTCCAGCGGCACCGAGGCCATCGAGGGCGCCCTGAAATTCGCCAGGGCCTGGAGGCCAAAAGCGAAATTCCAGATCTCGTTTGCCAGCGGGTACCACGGCAAGACGCTCGGCAGCCTGAGCCTCACGCCGAACCCCGAGTACCAGGACATCTTCCGGCCCCTCGTGCCCGGCGCGCTGACCAGCCCCTACGGCGACCTGGACGCCCTGCGCAGCCTGATCCGCCGCGTCGGCCCCGACAACGTCGGCTGCGTGGTCGTGGAACCCATCCAGGGCGAGGGGGGCGTGAACATCCCGCCCGCCGGATTCCTGCGCGGCGTCGGGGAACTGTGCCGCCAGCACGGCATCACCGTCATCGCCGACGAGATCCAGACCGGCCTGGGCCGCACCGGCCACTGGTTCGAATCGGCCGCGCAGGGCCTGGACGCCGACATCATCACGCTCGCCAAACCCCTGGGCGGCGGCATGACCGCCGTGGGCGCCACCATCGTCCGCGCGCCCATCTACAAGAAAATGCTGGGCGGCCTGAGCAGCAAACGCCACAGCAACACCTTCGGCGGCGGCGCCCTCGCCATGGCCGTCGGCATGAAAAGCCTCGAGTACCTCATCGAGAACGACCTGCCCGCCCGCAGCGCCCGCCTGGGCGAACAGGGCCTCGCGCGCCTCCAGGCTCTCCAGGCGCGCTTCCCGAAACTGCTTCAGGCGGTGCGCGGCCAGGGCATGCTGTTCGCCCTGCAATTCCAGCCGATGGTCGGCGTGCCCCTGCCCGGCGCCCTCAAGGAACTGGTGTTCGAGGCGACCGCCATCCTCGCGTTGCGCGAACTGCACGGCGCGGGCGTCATGGCGAACCTCAGCCTCAGCAGCAAACGCACCGTGCGCCTGACCCCCGCGCTGGACATGCCGCAGGACGTGTTCGACACCATGTTCGACCGGGTGGAGGCCTTCGTGCAGACCCACCCGAACGCCCGCGACCTGCTGACCCGCACGCCCCCGCAGGTCACGGCCCGCCTCGCCGCGTTCGCCGCCAGCAAACCCAAGAAACGCACGCCCAGCGACGGGTAA
- a CDS encoding metal-sulfur cluster assembly factor yields MSAEGVTLPTEEQVLEALKIVKDPEIPVNVVDLGLIYGVDIAEGGLIDITMTLTSVGCPVQDLIRADAEMAVGRLDGVSEVNVEFVWTPPWGPDKMTEDGKRQMRMFGFNV; encoded by the coding sequence GTGAGCGCCGAGGGAGTCACGCTGCCCACCGAGGAGCAGGTGCTCGAAGCCCTGAAGATCGTCAAGGACCCGGAAATCCCGGTGAACGTGGTGGACCTGGGCCTGATCTACGGCGTGGATATCGCCGAGGGCGGCCTGATCGACATCACCATGACCCTGACCAGCGTGGGCTGCCCCGTGCAGGACCTGATCCGCGCGGACGCCGAGATGGCGGTCGGCCGCCTGGACGGCGTGTCCGAGGTGAACGTGGAGTTCGTGTGGACGCCGCCGTGGGGTCCGGACAAGATGACCGAGGACGGCAAACGCCAGATGCGGATGTTCGGCTTCAACGTCTGA
- a CDS encoding rhodanese-like domain-containing protein: protein MEDITVQEGQSRVQAGALLVDVREPNEFAEVHAEGATLIPLSEFEARFSELPKDRELVMICRSGARSARAGEYLKAQGYSQVVNVAGGTLAWVEAGLPTGSAQ from the coding sequence ATGGAAGACATCACTGTGCAGGAAGGGCAGAGCCGCGTGCAGGCCGGCGCGCTGCTGGTCGACGTTCGCGAGCCGAACGAGTTCGCGGAAGTGCACGCCGAGGGCGCCACCCTGATTCCCCTGAGCGAGTTCGAGGCGCGCTTCTCGGAACTCCCCAAGGACCGTGAACTGGTCATGATCTGCCGCAGCGGCGCCCGCAGCGCCCGCGCCGGCGAGTACCTGAAAGCGCAGGGGTACTCGCAGGTCGTGAACGTGGCCGGCGGCACGCTCGCCTGGGTCGAGGCGGGCCTGCCCACCGGGAGCGCGCAGTGA
- a CDS encoding stage V sporulation protein S, producing METLRVSGTSRPNAIAGAIAALLRSQGQVEMQAIGPAAVNQAVKALAIARGYLTGDQLDLVAQPEFVKLETPQEERTAVKFTVRAIPAPPAPH from the coding sequence TTGGAAACCCTGCGTGTCTCCGGCACTTCACGTCCCAACGCCATCGCTGGTGCCATCGCTGCGCTGCTGCGCTCACAGGGGCAGGTGGAAATGCAGGCCATCGGCCCGGCCGCCGTGAACCAGGCGGTCAAGGCGCTGGCCATCGCCCGCGGTTACCTCACCGGCGACCAGCTCGATCTGGTGGCCCAGCCGGAATTCGTGAAGCTGGAAACCCCCCAGGAAGAACGCACCGCCGTGAAATTCACGGTGCGCGCCATTCCCGCCCCGCCCGCGCCGCACTGA